A genomic window from Triticum urartu cultivar G1812 chromosome 7, Tu2.1, whole genome shotgun sequence includes:
- the LOC125521872 gene encoding protein DMP3-like encodes MEQLRISLIDHTMASSSPSSTVIQMPPSPHNNGVTTAPATPKDAGDVQTTAPAAAPRPVATATDKVMSSAANLAQLLPTGTVLAYQALSPSFTNHGKCFSSNQWLTAALVIVLTISCVLFSFTDSVLGRDKKLYYGIATPRGFNVFNFSDEEEKLQWTPAEFRSLRIRPLDFMRAVFTALVFLTVAFSDVGLQNCFFPGAGRNTEELLKNLPLGIAFLSSFVFMIFPTKRKGIGYSDTTPREKLT; translated from the coding sequence ATGGAACAGCTTAGGATATCTCTAATCGACCACACCATGGCTTCATCTTCCCCATCTTCCACAGTGATCCAGATGCCTCCAAGTCCACACAACAACGGCGTGACGACAGCCCCGGCCACGCCCAAGGATGCCGGCGACGTCCAAACCACGGCGCCGGCAGCAGCTCCCAGGCCAGTAGCAACGGCGACGGACAAGGTCATGTCGAGCGCCGCGAACCTCGCACAGCTCTTGCCGACGGGTACGGTGCTGGCGTACCAGGCGTTGTCCCCGTCCTTCACCAACCACGGCAAGTGCTTCTCCTCCAACCAGTGGCTCACCGCGGCGCTGGTCATCGTCCTCACCATCTCGTGCGTCCTCTTCTCCTTCACCGACAGCGTCCTCGGCCGTGACAAGAAGCTCTACTACGGCATCGCCACGCCGCGCGGTTTCAACGTCTTCAACTTCTCGGACGAAGAGGAGAAGCTGCAGTGGACTCCCGCCGAGTTCCGGAGCCTCCGCATCCGGCCACTCGACTTCATGCGCGCCGTCTTCACGGCCCTGGTGTTCCTCACCGTGGCTTTCAGCGACGTGGGGCTGCAGAATTGCTTCTTCCCTGGCGCTGGCAGGAACACCGAGGAGCTGCTGAAGAACCTGCCATTGGGCATCGCGTTTCTGTCCAGTTTTGTGTTCATGATCTTCCCCACAAAGAGGAAGGGCATCGGCTACAGCGACACCACTCCTCGTGAAAAGCTCACTTGA